A window of the Calditrichia bacterium genome harbors these coding sequences:
- a CDS encoding Na+:solute symporter codes for MQVSFLDWTFVAIYFVLALGIGLYFSRKAGGDIVEYFTSGRSLPWWLAGTSMVATTFAADTPLAVTELVANHGIAGNWLWWNMLMSGLLTVFLFARLWRRAEVLTDVEFTEIRYSGKPAAILRGFRALYLAIPINLIILGWVTLAMVKIIELSIGVDKWVAVGICVLVTLLYSGLSGLWGVVVTDFLQFIIAMVGSIALAFFAVDAVGGIEGLKTGLIAQYGADHQILNFTPEIGSVWMPLTAFFVYLAVNWWAAWYPGAEPGGGGYIAQRMFATKNERHSLLATLWFNIAHYALRPWPWVLVALTSLVLFPTVEDKQTGYILVMLNYLPTGFKGLMLASFAAAFMSTVSTQLNWGSSYLINDFYKRFVKTDASEKHYVMAARVSTVFLVIAGALVTSQMETIAGAWKFLLAIGAGTGSVYILRWFWWRINAWSEISAMLASLVVSIVLQSVLGMDTNDAHGFAMVMLITVGISTVTWLTVTFLTAPETDETLIKFYRKTRPGGSMWKPIAAKAPDVKADTGLSRDLLDWLAGIIMIYAALFGFGKFLLGETLIGLGLLLVAVLGFAFIMWDLNARNWEALK; via the coding sequence ATGCAAGTTAGTTTTCTGGACTGGACATTTGTAGCGATTTACTTTGTGCTGGCGCTGGGCATCGGGCTTTATTTTTCCCGCAAAGCCGGTGGCGATATTGTGGAATATTTTACATCCGGACGCAGCCTGCCGTGGTGGCTGGCCGGCACCAGTATGGTTGCAACAACGTTCGCGGCAGATACGCCGCTGGCGGTAACCGAACTGGTGGCGAATCACGGCATCGCCGGGAACTGGCTCTGGTGGAACATGTTGATGAGCGGTTTGCTCACGGTTTTTCTGTTTGCGCGGTTGTGGCGACGGGCGGAAGTTCTCACCGATGTCGAGTTCACCGAAATCCGCTATTCCGGAAAACCGGCTGCCATTTTGCGCGGATTCCGGGCGCTCTATCTCGCGATTCCGATCAACCTGATTATTCTCGGTTGGGTAACGCTGGCGATGGTTAAAATTATCGAATTATCTATCGGGGTGGATAAATGGGTCGCAGTCGGGATTTGCGTTTTGGTAACATTATTATATAGCGGACTCAGCGGATTATGGGGTGTGGTTGTCACCGATTTTCTGCAATTTATCATTGCGATGGTTGGCTCAATTGCGCTGGCGTTTTTTGCTGTTGATGCCGTTGGCGGCATCGAAGGGCTGAAAACCGGATTGATTGCCCAGTACGGTGCGGATCATCAAATTCTCAATTTTACGCCGGAAATCGGATCTGTCTGGATGCCGTTGACCGCATTTTTTGTGTATCTGGCGGTTAACTGGTGGGCAGCGTGGTATCCCGGCGCGGAACCGGGCGGCGGCGGTTACATTGCCCAACGGATGTTCGCCACCAAAAACGAACGCCACTCGCTACTGGCTACGTTATGGTTCAATATTGCGCATTATGCGCTGCGTCCGTGGCCGTGGGTGCTGGTTGCGTTAACCAGTTTGGTGCTCTTCCCAACTGTCGAAGATAAACAAACCGGCTACATTTTAGTGATGCTCAACTATCTGCCGACCGGTTTCAAAGGGCTGATGCTCGCCTCTTTTGCAGCGGCGTTTATGTCCACCGTCAGCACACAGCTTAACTGGGGCAGCTCATATTTGATCAACGATTTTTACAAACGGTTTGTAAAAACGGATGCGTCCGAAAAACACTATGTTATGGCAGCGCGGGTTTCTACCGTGTTTTTGGTGATCGCGGGCGCGCTCGTCACTTCCCAAATGGAAACCATTGCCGGCGCGTGGAAGTTTTTGCTGGCGATCGGTGCAGGCACCGGATCGGTCTATATTTTGCGCTGGTTTTGGTGGCGAATTAACGCCTGGTCTGAAATTTCGGCGATGCTCGCATCGCTGGTTGTGTCCATCGTGTTACAAAGCGTTTTGGGGATGGATACCAATGATGCCCATGGTTTCGCGATGGTAATGTTGATCACGGTTGGCATCAGCACGGTCACCTGGTTGACAGTCACGTTTTTAACCGCGCCGGAAACCGACGAAACGCTGATCAAATTTTACCGCAAAACCCGCCCCGGCGGCAGCATGTGGAAACCCATCGCTGCGAAAGCGCCGGATGTGAAAGCGGATACCGGATTGAGTCGCGATTTGCTCGACTGGCTCGCCGGCATTATCATGATTTATGCCGCGCTGTTCGGGTTCGGTAAATTTTTGCTCGGCGAAACGCTGATCGGATTGGGTTTATTACTGGTCGCAGTGTTGGGATTCGCCTTTATCATGTGGGATTTGAACGCCAGGAATTGGGAAGCTTTAAAATAA
- a CDS encoding sodium/solute symporter (Members of the Solute:Sodium Symporter (SSS), TC 2.A.21 as described in tcdb.org, catalyze solute:Na+ symport. Known solutes for members of the family include sugars, amino acids, nucleosides, inositols, vitamins, urea or anions, depending on the system.): MGFTTIDIIIVVVYMAASAAFGAYIGRNQKSANDYFLGGRSIPWYAVMFSIVATETSVLTFIGIPAVSYGGNMTFLQLVFGYVVGRGLVSVILLPAYYRGDLSTAYHFLGDRFGQRMRNTASVTFMITRLLADGVRLFATAIPLAIIMKSSGTFSGMSNTAFYIYAIIAVGVLTMVYTYIGGIKSVIWMDMIQWLIYMGGAILAGWMMLNKLPNGFSDVIAAAAPGNKFQWFYSGFELSFSDFIKNSYTFLTAVAGGAIFSLASHGTDQLIVQRVLTCRNLADSKKAMIGSGFTVLLQFLVFLVIGVMLFAFYNGASIQELGLSRSDGIFPKFIVEEMPAGISGLIVAALFAAAMSTLSSSLSSLSSAAVLDIYLPLFGKDKTEAQQLKTSRLATIIWGVILVGAAILFIELEGTVVEVALGIASYTYGGLLGTFLLGLVYAKAKETDAIVGFIVALIVMTIVIQTVQIAWPLYTVVGSLTTIVVGIISNTLRGGADAS; the protein is encoded by the coding sequence ATGGGATTTACCACAATTGATATCATTATCGTTGTTGTTTACATGGCGGCATCTGCGGCGTTCGGCGCATATATCGGACGAAATCAGAAATCTGCCAACGATTATTTTTTAGGCGGCAGATCGATCCCGTGGTACGCGGTGATGTTCAGCATCGTCGCGACCGAAACCAGTGTGCTCACGTTTATCGGCATTCCGGCGGTCAGTTACGGCGGAAATATGACATTTCTGCAATTGGTGTTCGGTTATGTGGTCGGACGCGGGCTGGTTTCCGTGATTTTGTTACCGGCGTATTATCGCGGCGATTTGAGCACGGCGTATCACTTTTTGGGTGACCGTTTTGGGCAACGGATGCGCAACACCGCCAGCGTCACATTCATGATTACCCGACTGTTAGCCGACGGCGTCCGGCTGTTTGCGACGGCGATTCCGCTGGCAATTATCATGAAAAGCAGTGGCACTTTCAGCGGAATGAGCAACACGGCATTTTATATTTATGCGATTATCGCGGTGGGTGTGCTGACAATGGTTTACACCTACATCGGCGGTATAAAATCTGTCATTTGGATGGACATGATTCAGTGGTTAATTTATATGGGTGGTGCTATTTTAGCCGGATGGATGATGCTCAACAAATTGCCCAACGGATTTTCCGATGTCATCGCCGCCGCCGCACCCGGTAACAAATTCCAGTGGTTTTACAGTGGTTTCGAACTCAGTTTCTCCGATTTTATCAAAAATTCCTACACATTCCTGACGGCTGTTGCCGGTGGCGCAATTTTCAGTTTGGCTTCGCACGGAACCGATCAACTGATTGTTCAGCGAGTGCTCACCTGCCGCAATCTCGCGGATAGCAAAAAAGCGATGATTGGCAGCGGGTTTACCGTATTGCTCCAATTTCTGGTTTTTCTGGTCATAGGCGTGATGCTGTTTGCGTTTTACAACGGTGCCAGTATTCAGGAACTCGGGCTCAGCCGCTCGGACGGTATTTTCCCCAAATTTATTGTGGAAGAAATGCCCGCCGGTATCAGCGGACTGATTGTCGCTGCGCTGTTTGCTGCGGCAATGAGCACGCTCTCCAGCAGCCTTTCCAGCTTGTCCAGCGCGGCGGTGCTCGATATTTATCTGCCGCTCTTCGGAAAGGATAAAACAGAGGCGCAGCAACTCAAAACTTCCCGGTTGGCGACAATTATCTGGGGAGTGATTTTGGTTGGCGCTGCCATCCTTTTTATCGAACTGGAAGGCACAGTTGTTGAAGTAGCGCTTGGTATTGCATCGTATACATACGGTGGACTGCTCGGCACTTTTCTGCTCGGACTGGTGTATGCGAAAGCAAAAGAAACGGATGCGATCGTCGGTTTTATCGTTGCGCTGATTGTGATGACAATTGTGATTCAAACGGTTCAAATCGCCTGGCCGTTGTATACGGTAGTCGGCAGCCTGACAACAATTGTGGTTGGCATTATTTCGAACACATTGCGCGGAGGCGCCGATGCAAGTTAG
- a CDS encoding AraC family transcriptional regulator yields MMKPVNVKLTNSPLSSFKFKKIHLPEFDFNWHCHPEYELIFMVNSKGKRFIGDSIAYYETGDLFFLGPNLPHTWYTNSVKNQLGYHDAIQIQFMENVAGLNIREAPEFLTVSQICGFASRGLQIEGETRAQIAEIMIRMDGEKGLERLISLMEILNTLEKADTEKMKFLSSVELSQEFQPELQSRIDKVCTYINQNYKQRLNLEQAAKIANMSVTAFSRFFKKSTGKTFVQYVNELRIGRACKLLIESQLSIAEICYEVGFNNLSNFNRRFFERHKMSPRQYRQEFTKKF; encoded by the coding sequence ATGATGAAGCCTGTTAATGTAAAACTGACGAATTCCCCGCTCTCCTCATTCAAGTTCAAAAAAATCCATTTACCCGAGTTTGATTTCAACTGGCACTGCCATCCCGAATATGAACTGATTTTTATGGTGAACAGTAAAGGCAAGCGCTTTATCGGCGACAGTATTGCCTATTACGAAACCGGCGATCTGTTCTTTCTCGGACCGAATCTGCCCCATACATGGTACACCAATTCTGTGAAAAACCAGCTTGGTTATCACGATGCCATCCAGATTCAATTTATGGAAAATGTTGCCGGATTGAACATTCGGGAAGCGCCGGAATTTTTGACAGTTTCCCAAATTTGCGGATTCGCCAGCCGCGGTTTGCAAATTGAGGGCGAAACCCGCGCTCAAATCGCCGAAATTATGATACGGATGGATGGCGAAAAAGGGTTGGAACGACTGATCAGCCTGATGGAAATCCTCAACACGCTCGAAAAGGCGGACACGGAAAAAATGAAATTTTTGTCCAGCGTCGAGCTTTCACAGGAATTCCAGCCGGAGCTCCAAAGCCGGATAGACAAGGTTTGCACCTACATCAACCAAAATTACAAACAACGGCTCAATCTTGAGCAAGCTGCCAAAATTGCCAATATGAGCGTTACCGCTTTTAGCCGGTTTTTCAAAAAATCGACCGGAAAAACGTTCGTCCAATACGTCAACGAGTTGCGAATTGGCCGGGCCTGCAAGCTGCTCATCGAAAGCCAGCTATCGATTGCCGAAATTTGTTACGAGGTTGGGTTCAACAATTTGTCCAATTTCAACCGCCGGTTTTTCGAACGCCACAAAATGAGCCCACGCCAGTACCGGCAGGAATTCACCAAAAAATTTTAG
- a CDS encoding phytanoyl-CoA dioxygenase family protein gives MSEISTHWELNEPFPVSEKQIDFFRNNGFIKIRDVLSPLDLDTYGKEITKKVFELNDIHEKPMAERDTYQKAFLQVTNLWQHSEIVKSFVFSKRLASIATELLGTCGVRLYHDQALYKEPGGGFTPWHADQYYWPLATEKCCTVWIPLQRTSLDMGPLAFSAKSHHFSGGRNFKISDESEREIAEALKKQQFEYVQESFDPGEISFHYGWTFHRAGPNTTPNPRKVMTIIYMDIDMQLKAPENENQALDRDVFCPGAQLGETIQTALNPILYQRDSHQER, from the coding sequence ATGTCTGAAATTTCAACGCATTGGGAATTAAACGAACCGTTTCCGGTTTCCGAAAAACAGATTGACTTTTTCCGGAACAACGGTTTTATCAAAATCCGCGATGTCCTATCACCATTGGATTTGGATACCTACGGCAAAGAAATCACCAAAAAAGTGTTCGAATTAAATGATATTCACGAAAAGCCGATGGCAGAGCGGGACACATACCAAAAGGCGTTTTTGCAGGTTACCAATTTGTGGCAACACAGCGAAATTGTTAAATCGTTCGTGTTCAGCAAACGATTGGCCAGCATTGCTACTGAACTGTTGGGAACCTGTGGTGTCCGGCTATATCACGATCAGGCGTTGTATAAAGAACCCGGCGGCGGATTTACACCGTGGCACGCCGATCAATATTATTGGCCGTTAGCCACTGAAAAATGTTGCACCGTCTGGATTCCGTTGCAGCGCACATCACTGGATATGGGGCCGTTGGCATTTTCTGCCAAAAGCCACCATTTTTCCGGTGGACGCAATTTCAAAATCAGCGATGAAAGCGAAAGAGAAATTGCCGAAGCATTGAAAAAACAACAATTTGAATACGTTCAGGAATCCTTCGATCCGGGTGAAATCAGCTTTCACTATGGCTGGACGTTTCACCGAGCCGGACCGAATACAACGCCGAATCCGCGTAAAGTAATGACCATTATCTATATGGACATCGATATGCAGCTTAAGGCACCCGAAAATGAAAATCAGGCGTTGGATCGCGATGTGTTTTGCCCGGGCGCTCAGCTTGGCGAAACCATTCAAACAGCGCTGAACCCAATACTCTACCAGCGCGATTCACATCAGGAGAGATAA
- a CDS encoding serine hydrolase, translating into MKKILLSLLLACFLWQCAGTRTETPPKDWVSATLSQMSLEEKIGQMMAPAFVFRFYNEDDPDFQHMIRLVKDYHIGGAMFYRANPYAVARDIQRLQDEAKIPLMMMADIEWGITMRINEGTDFLQNMAVGATGSEEYAYQMGKITAEEARVFGVQAGYAPALDVNNNPDNIIINTRSFGENPEMVGKLGSAFIRGLQDGGVYATAKHFPGHGDTDVDSHLGLPVIGASAERIENTELAPFRAAIAAGVKMVMVSHITYSAFPQMEGRPASIDPYFTTEVLRNQLGFEGLAVTDAMDMRGITNNYWGGDAAVRAINAGIDMVLIPPQFESTYRFVVQAAKDGRISAERIDASVRRILQAKFDQGLYQKPQIDFEKIEQVVATNAHSQKAAEIAEAAMTLLRDEKNVLPLAAENIKKAMVLTITDRKNSSYDAALNREVSRRIPGAMTAMIDPRTTVAEAQEIVAMADSVDAIVAGVFVTWGSYKGSVSLPDTVVMLLDQLFETETPMAVVSFGSPYEIRKMPNTPSYLCAYGTGGTAVNAAVKAVFGEIPVRGKLPVSIPEFYAIGDGLQRDARPMQIERAIDDELFTEAYDVLKKAIADSIFPGAQVAIVHDGKLLASKSFGRQTYDPKSPAVTAETIYDLASVTKVVSTTISAMRLWEQNRLELDIPVHSYLPKFTGGLKDSVTVRNLLTHSSGAHWWSPLWKEAKNKAEALDYIYQLPLDYTPGDSMIYSDLGLIMAGEILRTITGKEMDELSADLIYKPLGLKNTMYNPSRDLLPRIAPTEIGGSMDRGLIHGDVHDENTFFLNGVSSHAGLFSTAEDLAVIGQMLINGGIYANKRYMSPSTVKYWTTPQNIPEGSNRAIGWDTPSKGKSMYGDLLSEGSFGHSGFTGTTFVVDPNRKIAMVLLTNRVYPTRERGGVYPVRRAFHNAVLKAILKKMGENVGEVADN; encoded by the coding sequence ATGAAAAAAATACTCTTATCGCTACTGCTTGCCTGCTTTTTGTGGCAGTGTGCAGGCACACGGACAGAAACACCACCCAAAGATTGGGTCAGCGCAACATTATCGCAAATGTCGCTGGAGGAGAAAATCGGGCAAATGATGGCGCCGGCCTTTGTTTTTCGATTTTACAATGAAGACGACCCTGATTTTCAGCACATGATCCGATTGGTGAAAGATTATCACATCGGTGGCGCAATGTTTTATCGCGCCAATCCTTACGCTGTTGCCCGCGATATCCAGCGGTTGCAGGACGAAGCCAAAATTCCCCTGATGATGATGGCGGATATCGAATGGGGCATCACCATGCGCATCAACGAAGGCACGGATTTTCTGCAAAATATGGCAGTCGGCGCGACCGGTTCGGAAGAATACGCCTATCAAATGGGCAAAATTACTGCCGAAGAAGCCCGCGTTTTTGGGGTTCAGGCGGGTTATGCGCCGGCGCTGGATGTCAACAATAATCCCGATAACATTATTATTAACACCCGTTCATTTGGCGAGAATCCGGAAATGGTCGGGAAACTGGGCAGCGCGTTTATTCGCGGATTGCAAGACGGCGGCGTTTATGCCACAGCCAAACATTTTCCCGGTCACGGGGATACAGATGTGGATTCCCATTTGGGCTTGCCGGTGATCGGCGCATCTGCCGAACGTATTGAAAATACAGAACTTGCGCCGTTTCGTGCTGCGATTGCCGCTGGTGTAAAAATGGTCATGGTATCGCACATCACATACAGCGCGTTTCCGCAAATGGAGGGTCGTCCGGCGTCGATCGATCCGTATTTTACTACCGAAGTTCTCCGCAATCAACTCGGTTTCGAGGGATTGGCGGTCACCGATGCGATGGACATGCGCGGCATCACGAACAATTATTGGGGCGGCGATGCGGCTGTTCGTGCCATCAACGCCGGCATCGATATGGTGTTGATTCCACCGCAATTTGAATCGACCTATCGGTTTGTGGTGCAGGCTGCCAAAGATGGGCGGATTTCTGCGGAACGGATCGACGCATCGGTTCGCAGGATTTTGCAGGCAAAATTTGATCAGGGATTGTATCAGAAACCGCAGATCGATTTTGAGAAAATTGAACAGGTTGTCGCCACAAATGCCCACAGCCAAAAAGCTGCCGAAATCGCCGAAGCCGCAATGACACTGCTCCGCGATGAGAAAAATGTGCTGCCGCTGGCTGCGGAAAATATCAAAAAAGCGATGGTTCTCACCATCACCGATCGCAAAAACAGCAGTTACGACGCCGCGCTCAATCGCGAAGTTTCCCGCCGGATTCCCGGTGCGATGACCGCGATGATCGATCCGCGAACCACCGTTGCCGAAGCGCAGGAAATTGTCGCGATGGCCGATTCAGTGGATGCCATCGTCGCCGGTGTGTTTGTGACCTGGGGCAGCTACAAAGGCTCTGTTTCGCTGCCGGATACGGTGGTGATGCTGCTCGATCAACTGTTCGAAACCGAAACGCCGATGGCGGTGGTTTCATTCGGTTCGCCATACGAAATTCGCAAAATGCCGAACACGCCGAGTTATCTGTGTGCGTACGGCACGGGCGGAACGGCTGTGAACGCTGCGGTAAAAGCGGTGTTCGGGGAAATTCCGGTTCGCGGGAAATTGCCGGTTTCCATCCCGGAGTTTTATGCGATTGGCGACGGGCTGCAACGCGATGCCCGACCGATGCAAATTGAACGCGCTATTGACGATGAACTGTTCACCGAAGCCTACGATGTGCTCAAAAAAGCCATCGCAGATTCGATTTTCCCCGGCGCACAAGTTGCTATCGTTCACGACGGAAAACTGTTGGCCAGCAAAAGTTTCGGGCGACAAACCTACGATCCGAAATCTCCGGCGGTTACTGCCGAAACGATTTACGATCTCGCATCGGTAACCAAAGTGGTTTCTACCACCATTTCCGCGATGCGGTTGTGGGAACAAAACCGGCTGGAGCTGGACATTCCGGTTCACAGCTATTTGCCGAAATTCACCGGCGGATTGAAAGATTCGGTAACTGTCCGCAACCTCCTCACCCACTCTTCCGGCGCGCATTGGTGGTCGCCGCTGTGGAAAGAAGCCAAAAATAAAGCCGAAGCGCTGGATTACATTTATCAACTGCCGCTCGATTACACACCCGGCGATTCGATGATTTATTCTGATCTCGGTTTGATTATGGCTGGCGAAATTCTCCGGACGATCACCGGAAAAGAGATGGACGAACTTTCCGCAGATCTGATTTACAAACCGCTCGGTTTGAAAAATACCATGTATAACCCATCCCGCGATTTGCTGCCGCGAATTGCACCGACAGAAATCGGCGGAAGCATGGATCGAGGTTTGATTCACGGCGATGTTCACGACGAAAACACTTTTTTCCTGAATGGCGTTTCGTCGCATGCCGGATTGTTTTCCACGGCGGAAGATTTGGCGGTCATCGGTCAAATGTTGATCAACGGCGGCATTTACGCGAACAAACGATACATGTCGCCATCGACGGTAAAATACTGGACAACCCCGCAAAATATACCCGAGGGCAGCAACCGCGCGATTGGCTGGGACACGCCATCCAAAGGAAAATCGATGTATGGCGATCTGCTCTCCGAAGGCAGCTTTGGACATTCAGGATTTACCGGAACCACATTTGTCGTCGATCCGAATCGCAAAATTGCGATGGTTTTGCTGACCAACCGCGTTTATCCCACCCGGGAACGCGGCGGCGTTTATCCGGTGCGCCGGGCGTTTCACAATGCGGTGCTCAAAGCGATACTGAAAAAAATGGGTGAAAACGTCGGGGAGGTCGCAGATAACTAA
- the murQ gene encoding N-acetylmuramic acid 6-phosphate etherase, translated as MQDGVFKQIENLVTEARNPASEEIDSKTTEEILRIINTEDQKIPGIVEQEIPYIAKAVDLLVDTFKNNGRLFYIGAGTSGRLGVLDAAECPPTFGTSPEMVQGIIAGGEKALTSAQEGSEDKHDQGQKDLLARGFTKNDVLCGIAASYRTPYVLGALEKAHEMGAKTIFVTCNPRERITFPVDIAICVVVGPEVVMGSTRMKAGTATKLVLNMLTTASMIRMGKVFGNMMVDLMMTSRKLEERSKRTVMMVTGVDYETAVTVLANAKGHVKTALVMILADVDADTARHRLVQSNGFVRKALEITSV; from the coding sequence ATGCAAGATGGTGTTTTTAAACAAATTGAAAATCTGGTGACCGAGGCAAGAAATCCGGCGTCTGAAGAAATTGACAGCAAGACAACCGAGGAAATACTTAGGATTATCAATACAGAAGACCAAAAAATTCCCGGAATTGTTGAGCAAGAAATTCCCTATATCGCGAAAGCGGTGGATTTGCTCGTCGATACGTTCAAAAATAACGGACGTTTATTTTATATCGGCGCGGGAACCAGCGGACGACTTGGTGTGCTCGACGCTGCAGAATGCCCGCCAACTTTTGGCACTTCGCCGGAAATGGTTCAGGGCATTATCGCCGGTGGTGAAAAAGCGCTGACCAGCGCACAGGAAGGCAGTGAGGACAAACATGACCAGGGGCAGAAGGATTTACTCGCCCGTGGTTTCACTAAAAACGATGTGTTATGCGGAATCGCCGCCAGCTACCGAACACCGTATGTGCTCGGCGCATTGGAAAAAGCCCACGAAATGGGCGCGAAAACGATTTTTGTCACTTGCAACCCGCGTGAGCGGATTACCTTCCCGGTGGATATCGCTATTTGTGTGGTTGTCGGGCCGGAAGTGGTGATGGGTTCCACCCGGATGAAAGCCGGCACCGCCACCAAATTGGTGCTGAACATGCTCACCACCGCATCGATGATTCGCATGGGAAAAGTGTTCGGCAATATGATGGTCGATTTGATGATGACTTCTCGCAAACTGGAAGAGCGTTCCAAACGCACGGTGATGATGGTTACCGGCGTAGATTACGAAACGGCAGTTACCGTTTTGGCGAACGCAAAAGGACATGTTAAAACGGCATTGGTGATGATTCTTGCCGATGTTGACGCCGATACCGCCCGGCACCGATTGGTTCAAAGCAATGGATTTGTCAGAAAAGCATTAGAGATAACTTCAGTATAG
- a CDS encoding DUF5009 domain-containing protein: MKERLVSLDAFRGITIAGMILVNNPGSWSHIYPPLGHAAWHGWTPTDFIFPFFLFIVGVAMAFSFPGQIEKLTTQQIYLKILRRTLTLFGLGLLLTLFPFFNFAEMRIPGVLQRIAVCYAIASVIYLNTNLRQQIGITGILLLAYWAIMKLIPVPGYGAGDLSVEGNLAAYIDFSLLKGHMWKETWDPEGILSTIPAIATTLTGILTGHWLRSGKPREEIAGWMFVAGWLAIVAGLFWGIAFQINKSLWTSSYVVFTSGCALQFLGFCYWLIDVKGIQKWAKPAIIYGMNAIAVFVLSGLLARVFIFTKISGPDGQSISLKQWIYETLFTSWLSPLNASLGYAILNVVFWLAMMTILYRKRIFIKI; the protein is encoded by the coding sequence ATGAAAGAACGACTTGTTTCTTTGGACGCGTTTCGCGGTATTACCATTGCCGGAATGATTTTGGTGAACAACCCCGGAAGCTGGAGCCACATTTACCCGCCGTTGGGGCACGCAGCCTGGCACGGCTGGACACCGACAGATTTTATTTTCCCATTTTTCCTGTTTATTGTTGGTGTGGCAATGGCATTTTCTTTTCCCGGACAGATTGAAAAACTTACCACACAGCAAATTTATCTGAAAATTTTGCGCAGAACGTTAACTCTTTTCGGGCTCGGATTGCTGCTGACACTGTTCCCGTTTTTCAATTTTGCTGAAATGCGGATTCCCGGCGTGTTACAACGAATTGCTGTATGTTACGCCATTGCATCGGTAATTTATTTGAACACAAATCTGCGGCAGCAAATTGGTATCACCGGAATATTGCTGTTGGCGTATTGGGCGATCATGAAATTGATACCGGTTCCCGGTTACGGCGCCGGTGATTTAAGCGTAGAAGGCAACCTCGCCGCATACATCGATTTCAGTTTGCTGAAAGGGCATATGTGGAAAGAAACATGGGACCCGGAAGGTATCCTGAGCACAATTCCGGCAATCGCGACCACGCTTACCGGCATTTTGACCGGTCACTGGCTGCGTTCCGGCAAACCTCGAGAAGAAATTGCCGGCTGGATGTTTGTCGCCGGATGGCTGGCTATCGTTGCCGGATTATTTTGGGGCATCGCTTTCCAGATCAATAAATCGCTGTGGACAAGCTCATATGTTGTGTTCACCAGCGGTTGTGCACTGCAATTTCTGGGATTTTGCTATTGGCTGATCGATGTAAAAGGCATTCAGAAATGGGCAAAACCCGCCATCATTTACGGCATGAATGCGATTGCCGTTTTTGTGTTGTCCGGTTTGCTGGCGCGTGTGTTCATTTTTACAAAAATCAGCGGACCCGACGGGCAATCCATCTCGTTAAAACAATGGATTTACGAAACGCTGTTCACCAGTTGGCTAAGCCCGCTAAATGCATCGCTCGGCTACGCGATTTTAAATGTAGTTTTCTGGCTGGCAATGATGACAATTCTTTATCGGAAACGTATTTTTATCAAAATTTGA